DNA from Catenulispora sp. EB89:
TGACGCGCACGGTGCGCAACGTCATGCCCCCGCACGTGAGCTACGAGCTGACCCCGATGGGCGTCACGCTGCGCGAGGCCGCCGCGCCGCTGCTGGAGTGGAGCATCGCGCACCTGTCGCAGATCGACGATGCCCGGGCCGACTACGACGCTCGGCCTGACTACGATTCCCCCGCCGACTGACCGGCCATTTCCCCGCTCGGTCTACGACCCTCGCGACCGCTGACCGGCCCTCTCCGCTTCGTCTACGACATCTGCGAAAACTGTCCGGCTCTCTCCACACCTCGGTTCCGCAGGGTCCCCGGCCCATCCGGCGCAAGCATCCCCTCCAAATACCCGGCCGCAGCCTCCGCACCCCCCGCGCTCCGGAACGACTCCCCAACCCGCCCCGCCGCAGCCGCGAACTCCGGCTCCCCCAACACCCGATCCAACGCCGCCCCGATCTGCACCGCGCCCGCGTGCGCAAACCGAATCCGCACCCCCGCCCCAGCCGCCACAACCTGCTGCGCGACCACCGGCTGATCGTCCCGGATCGGCGCGACGACCAACGGCACCCCGTGATACAGCGCCTCGCACACCGTGTTCTGCCCCGCGTGACAGATGGCCGCACTGGCCCGCCGCAGCACCTCCAACTGCGGGACGTGCGGCACCGCCAGCACGTTCTCCGCCACCGCCGCACCGACCGACCCGCCGACCGCCCCCGCCGGATCCGCGACAACGCCGAACAACCCCGGCCGCTCCCCGATCGCCTCCGCACACGCCCGCAGAAACGACGCCCCCGCATCCGAATTCGCGGTCCCGACACCGGCGAACACCAGCCGCCGCCCACCAGGCACCCGATGCCACGGAAAGCTCGGATCCGCCGGCCGCTCCGCAATCGACGGCCCAACGTAGCGCAGCGTTTCGTGCAACGCCCCAACCTCCCCCGACAGCGCAGCGGTGCTGTACGCGAGCACCAGGTGCGGCGAGAACCGCAGGTCGCCATACGTACTCTGATACCGCGCGGAAGCCGCCGTGGTCGGCAACCCACTGCGCACCTCAAGCTCCAGCAGCAACTCCCGAACCCACGCATCAACCTTCGGCATCGCCGCGAGCGGATTCCCCAACTCCGCAGCCGTACTCGCCGAAGTCGCCCACGGCACCCCCCGCCGCATAGCCACCACGGCCCCACCGACAGCCTGCTGGTCGACCACCATGACGTCAGGCTCAAACCCCTCAACCGCCGCCGCCACCCCCGGAATCATCGCCTCCGCAAGCGGAACAAGAAACGTCTCCCACAAGAACTTCAACGCCCCCGGCCCCCGCAACCCCGCCGGCCGCACCACCGCATCACCCGACCCGCCGGCCACACCGCACTCCAACACCCGCGCCCCAGCCCCCGCCAACCGCCGAACCACCCCCGCATGCCCAGCCCAAGCAACCTCATGCCCCCGCGCAACCAGCGCCGCCGCAACCCCCACAAGCGGATTCACATGCCCCACCAACGGCGGCACGACAATCAAAAACCGCCCCGCCCCGCGCGCACCCGAATCGATTCCGTCGACACCTCCCTGCTTCGCGCCGCGCGCCGCCTGCCACGCCGGGCTCGCCGCGCTCGCGCCAGGCCCCGCTCGGCCTTCCATGCTTGCCTCGCCAGCCCCCGCCAGCACCGCCGCGCTGACACCGGAATCCGCCTGCTCTCCTTCACTCGCGCGGCATGTCGCTTGGCCTGCCACGTTCGTGCCGACCGCTGCTTGGCCTGCCATGCTCGTGCCGACCGCCGCATGGTCTGCTGCTTGGCCCGCCGCATGGTCCGCCACACTTGCCGCGCTCGCGCCGGATCCTGCTCCCTTTGCCGCACTCTTGCTGCTGTCGCCCGCCGTCGGGTCTGCCGCGTTCGTGCCAGAGCTGCGCCCAGCCACCTCCATCCCCCTCACGCCGACCCCCGCTCAGCGAGCCGATGCGCCCCCAGCCACCCGAGAATCAAATCCAGCACCCGCGCCGGCGCCTCCACCAGCACCGAGTGCTCCAGGCCCGGCAGCACCACCGGCTCGCAGCGTGGCATCAGGGTCCGCAGAAGCGTGGCCTGCTCCGCCAGGTCGCTCTTCGACCCATACAACGCCAGCGTCGGGCACTCGATGGCCGCGACCTCCGCCTTCGCCAGCACTGTGCTCGCCGGCAGGTCGCGCTCCAGCGTCGTCGCGCCGAGCAGGCGTGCGGCGCGCTTGGCCCGGCGTGCCAGGTCGCGGCCGTAGCGTGCGGTGATCCATGCTGTTGCTTCCCAGGTGCCGAGTTGTGTCGTTGCCTTGTGCAGGTTCGCGGCCATCTTCGTCGACCACGCCGCGGTGGCCGGTTCCGACTCGATGGCGACGATCCCCGCGACGCGCTCCGGGTGCCGCGCCGCGAAGCCGTAGACCACCGTTCCGCCGAAGGAGTTCCCGAGGAAGGAGGCCGTGCTCACGTCGAGCGCGTCGAGCAGCCCGGCCAGGTCCTCGACGAAGTCGTCGACCCGGTATCCGGACGCCGGCTGCTCCGACTTGCCGTGCCCCCGCAGGTCGTACAGCACCACACGGAACCCGGCGTCCCGCAGCGCCTGCGCGACCGTGAAGTAGTAGCTTGCGAGACTGTCGATGAGAATCCCGTGCACGCACACGATGGTCGGTGGATCCACCGACCCGGCACGCGGCAGCAGCACCTCGTAGTTCTGACGAATCCCGTTGGCGACGGCGGCGGGCATTGCGATCAGCCCGCGTCGGTGTCGGCGCCGACGAGTGCCGCGGTGACGTAGGCGACCAGCTGCCCGACCGTCAGCTCGATGATCTCGTCCAGCCCCAGATCGGCGATGAACTCGGCGAGATTCACCCGCTCCCCGTACCGCTCCGCGAGCTTCCCGGCCAGCGCGACGAGATCCACGCTCTCCAGTTCCAAATCGTCGTGGAACCGGCTGTCCCACTCGACCTCGATGTCATCGAGCCCGTACTCGTCCAGGATCGACCGCAGCATGGCGGCAACTGCCGTCAGCACCGCCTCGGCGTCCTCGGCGGGTGCGGGCGGGGTCGTCGTCTCGGTGGTCACGTGTCCCTCTCCTGATGGTTGTCGGCCTCCGGACCCTCGGTCCAGGCGACCACGTACTCTCGTGCGGGTAGATCGTCCGGATTGGCAAGCCGTTCCAGGCGCACGCGGAACCGGCTGCCGTCCACCTCGACCACGGCTTCGGACGCCGTGACATCCACGACCGCGAAACGCCGAGGATTGCCGGCCAAGCCGGTCCCCAACGCCTTCGCGACGGCTTCCTTGGCCGTCCAGAATCGGGCGAACCACAGGTCCTCCCCGCCACCGTCGGCAGCGAGCAGGCGCAGGCGCGCGAATTCGTCCTCTGACAGCGCGAAATCGAGCGTCGCCGGATCCCGCGCGACTACCTGCTCGACATCGATCCCGACCCCCGCACGACCACCGGCAGCCGGCCGTACGATCGCGACGCCCACATCACCGGCATGCGCGATCGACACCGCGAACGACGCCAACGGCGTCCCATGCGTCCCCGTCACGAAGGGCCGCCCGACGCCGTCGTTCCCCACCGTGATCTCGGCCGGGTAGAACTTCCGCGGCCCGCTCTCATCCCAGACCGCCTGCCGAACCGCGTCCTTGACGGCGATCCGCCCCAGCAACCACTGCCGTCGGCCACGAGGCGGCCGCGCCTCGAACAAGTCCCGCTCGGCCGCACCGAGATAACTCCGCATCCGCAGCTGCCGCGACGCCGGATCGGTCCAACGATCGAAGACGGCGAACCAGCCGCCGGCCTCCCGCCGCGCCAGCAGCGCACCACCCGGATCATGCTCAACGGCCTTGGTATCCGGATGACTTCCGAACCGCCGATCAGTCCACCCCGAGATCTCCGCCCACACCCGACCGCCGCTGACGAGCTGAGCGTCCGCGACCACAACCGTGTCCTCAACGCTGCGGATCCGCACATGACAGGACACTGGCTCACGCGGCGTCGGCCCATAGAACGCGATCCGCTTCATCCCCATCGGGAACACCACAGTCCGCTCGGGCAACGTGTCCATGACCCAGTACCCGAGCAACTGACCGACGTTGTCCAAAATGGCGCCCGGAGTGTCCAGCGCGGAAATCAGACCCCGCACATGCCGATCCCCGATCGCTATCAGCTCCCTGACTCCCTGGAACAGGGGGCCATGGAACATCCACCGATCCTCATACAGAGATCGCGCCGCAATGGAAGCCGGACGCTCACCAACCAGATCGACCGGCCACACCTCAGGCGCGCGAGGAAACGCAGTCCCGGTCTCGATCGTCGCGCGCGCGTACCGCCCGAACTCGACCGCGAACTCCGCGAACTCCGCGAACTCCGCGCCCTCACCCGGCCGAACGACGACGTCCACGACAGTCGCCGGCGCGGCCGCGGTCCACTGGTCGAACCGCGCGTCCCGCACCGCGATCACGCCAGGACCCGCAGCATCCATCATGTGCTGAATGACCGTGGTCGCCGGAACGACGGGGAACCGGTCGGTCACATCCGGCCAGTCCGCACGCTGCGGGAAGAAGCAGTGGTCCAGGAGATAAGGCATCGACTCGGTGTCGACCGCGAGCGAGATCCGCCGCTCCCGCGTGCCCACATCCCCAGCCACCGCGGCGCTCGCGCTTGCCGCCGCTTCCCGTCCCTGCGTCCCCACACCCCCGGCTTGCCGCGCAGCCAACACAGCACCCGCGCTAGCCGCCGTCTCCCGCAGGAGCAGCGCGACTTCCGCCGCCACCGGATGCCGCGCCGCAAGCTCGTCGAGCTCCGTCAGTTCCCTGACAACCGGCGTTGGCGCAAGCGCCAAAGCCCTGTCGCCCAAAGAAACAAGCGCCCCGCCGAGATCAAGCTGAACCGAAGCCGAACCCCCACGCCGCGAAGCCGAAGCCTTCCCGCGCTCACCAAAAGCCCCGTCGCGCGTCTCAAACCCCTCAGCCCAAAACGCAGCCGCGACCCTCCGAAGCTGAGCCACCCCGTCCCGCTGCGGCGCATTGGCCGCGATCGCCAAGTGATCCCGCTCCCCGAGCACATCCCCGATCACCGTCGCCAACGCCCCGGTACCCACCTGCACGAACGCCCGCATCCCGGCGCCGTACATGGCCTCGATCGTCTCCCGGAACCGCACCGTCTCCACCAGATGCCTGACGAAAACCCGCCGCACCTCCTCCGCCTCGCGCGGAAACGGCGCAGCCAGCGTCGCCGACCACACCGGCACCGCCGGCGCACGCAGCTCGAAGCCCTCGAAAGCCGCCACAATCGGGCCGAGATACGGTTCGAGCATCGGCGTGTGGAACCCCGACCGGAACGGCAGCACCTGACACAACACG
Protein-coding regions in this window:
- a CDS encoding glycosyltransferase, coding for MDSGARGAGRFLIVVPPLVGHVNPLVGVAAALVARGHEVAWAGHAGVVRRLAGAGARVLECGVAGGSGDAVVRPAGLRGPGALKFLWETFLVPLAEAMIPGVAAAVEGFEPDVMVVDQQAVGGAVVAMRRGVPWATSASTAAELGNPLAAMPKVDAWVRELLLELEVRSGLPTTAASARYQSTYGDLRFSPHLVLAYSTAALSGEVGALHETLRYVGPSIAERPADPSFPWHRVPGGRRLVFAGVGTANSDAGASFLRACAEAIGERPGLFGVVADPAGAVGGSVGAAVAENVLAVPHVPQLEVLRRASAAICHAGQNTVCEALYHGVPLVVAPIRDDQPVVAQQVVAAGAGVRIRFAHAGAVQIGAALDRVLGEPEFAAAAGRVGESFRSAGGAEAAAGYLEGMLAPDGPGTLRNRGVERAGQFSQMS
- a CDS encoding alpha/beta fold hydrolase, with translation MPAAVANGIRQNYEVLLPRAGSVDPPTIVCVHGILIDSLASYYFTVAQALRDAGFRVVLYDLRGHGKSEQPASGYRVDDFVEDLAGLLDALDVSTASFLGNSFGGTVVYGFAARHPERVAGIVAIESEPATAAWSTKMAANLHKATTQLGTWEATAWITARYGRDLARRAKRAARLLGATTLERDLPASTVLAKAEVAAIECPTLALYGSKSDLAEQATLLRTLMPRCEPVVLPGLEHSVLVEAPARVLDLILGWLGAHRLAERGSA
- a CDS encoding phosphopantetheine-binding protein produces the protein MTTETTTPPAPAEDAEAVLTAVAAMLRSILDEYGLDDIEVEWDSRFHDDLELESVDLVALAGKLAERYGERVNLAEFIADLGLDEIIELTVGQLVAYVTAALVGADTDAG
- a CDS encoding beta-ketoacyl synthase N-terminal-like domain-containing protein yields the protein MAVLLPGARDLDAYWRNLVAGTDCITDVPAHRWDPEFHDPAADPSRPDRIYTRRGGFVDELAEFDPLAYGVMPDSVAGAEPDQLIALRVAAEAIADAGGRERLPGGDRVGVVLGRGGYLTPGLVRLDQRVRTANQLVRTLRELIPGLPQEQVDAVQAAFTETLGPNRPEAAIGLVPNLAASRIANRLDLRGPAYTVDAACASSLVAVDQAVAELASGRCDAMLAGGVHHCHDITFWSVFSQLGALSRTGRIRPFHRGADGILIGEGTGVVVLKRLADAVAAGDRIYAVLRGTGVASDGRAASLLNPEPAGQIRAVRAAWAAAGLDPLAADAIGLLEAHGTATHAGDRAELMTIAEVFGPARTDEGGVDGAPALGSVKSMIGHTMPAAGIASLVKAALAVHHGVLLPTLHCEDPHPDVKSTRFRTLAEAEEWPEAGSGVPRRAGVNAFGFGGINAHVVLEQAPREVRRQRRASGVAAGTAGAAGAGPEREIRLAADDLGTLAEMLDAVESERDPVSLWRRGSGDCRIAMVGPTARTFKLARRVIANGQPWRGRGDVWFTRRPLLAERGAERIAFVFPGLEVDFAPRVDDVAEVLGAAWGASAGHSADSVGSHGLGVFEVGRLLERALREVGIRPAAVAGHSVGEWTAMVSAGMLAGSAVDDFVSGFDPDSVRVPGLVFGAVGAGAARVAAVLPQYPGVELSHDNGPSQCVVCGPEDTMDSLLRALRRQNVLCQVLPFRSGFHTPMLEPYLGPIVAAFEGFELRAPAVPVWSATLAAPFPREAEEVRRVFVRHLVETVRFRETIEAMYGAGMRAFVQVGTGALATVIGDVLGERDHLAIAANAPQRDGVAQLRRVAAAFWAEGFETRDGAFGERGKASASRRGGSASVQLDLGGALVSLGDRALALAPTPVVRELTELDELAARHPVAAEVALLLRETAASAGAVLAARQAGGVGTQGREAAASASAAVAGDVGTRERRISLAVDTESMPYLLDHCFFPQRADWPDVTDRFPVVPATTVIQHMMDAAGPGVIAVRDARFDQWTAAAPATVVDVVVRPGEGAEFAEFAEFAVEFGRYARATIETGTAFPRAPEVWPVDLVGERPASIAARSLYEDRWMFHGPLFQGVRELIAIGDRHVRGLISALDTPGAILDNVGQLLGYWVMDTLPERTVVFPMGMKRIAFYGPTPREPVSCHVRIRSVEDTVVVADAQLVSGGRVWAEISGWTDRRFGSHPDTKAVEHDPGGALLARREAGGWFAVFDRWTDPASRQLRMRSYLGAAERDLFEARPPRGRRQWLLGRIAVKDAVRQAVWDESGPRKFYPAEITVGNDGVGRPFVTGTHGTPLASFAVSIAHAGDVGVAIVRPAAGGRAGVGIDVEQVVARDPATLDFALSEDEFARLRLLAADGGGEDLWFARFWTAKEAVAKALGTGLAGNPRRFAVVDVTASEAVVEVDGSRFRVRLERLANPDDLPAREYVVAWTEGPEADNHQERDT